The following proteins come from a genomic window of Finegoldia magna ATCC 29328:
- a CDS encoding pyridoxal phosphate-dependent aminotransferase — MKSSHGANLFEIQKEYGFNIDEIKDFSSNVNPLGPSPKAMTKLEKNLNKVGVYPDPNYDQLLSSIEEYTNVSRDKILLTSGSTNLISSFISLINPKNAIIFNPSYSEYERELNKINSNIISYDLDKSNDFAIDCEKLTRMIKENDVSLVILTNPNNPTGYAIENEKLKNLIKSSNCYFMIDETYVEFSDVDKYSAVKLTQSCDNLLVIRSTSKFFAAAGIRLGYGITGNKKLYDDINKHTNLWNINIFADILGGEMFTDTDYHKKVFEFINREKEKMISTLKKIDCLKVYPSKSNFVLCEILDKKMTAHDLREKLIPYALIIRDCASFNNLNEYFFRFCILDEQSNDKLLKLIENILK; from the coding sequence ATGAAATCATCTCACGGAGCAAATCTTTTTGAAATACAAAAAGAATACGGATTTAATATAGATGAAATCAAGGATTTCAGTTCTAATGTCAATCCTTTAGGCCCAAGCCCTAAAGCGATGACTAAGCTTGAAAAAAATCTTAATAAAGTCGGAGTTTATCCCGACCCAAATTACGATCAATTGCTATCATCTATTGAAGAATACACCAATGTATCAAGAGACAAAATCTTGCTTACATCCGGAAGCACTAATTTGATTTCATCATTTATATCCCTTATCAATCCAAAAAACGCAATAATATTCAACCCTAGTTATTCAGAATATGAAAGGGAACTTAATAAAATCAACTCCAATATAATTTCTTATGATTTGGATAAATCAAATGATTTCGCAATAGATTGTGAGAAATTAACGAGAATGATAAAAGAAAATGACGTAAGTCTTGTAATATTAACAAATCCCAACAATCCAACAGGATACGCTATTGAAAACGAAAAACTTAAAAATCTCATTAAATCAAGTAATTGCTATTTCATGATAGATGAAACTTATGTTGAGTTTTCAGATGTAGACAAGTATTCAGCAGTTAAGTTAACTCAATCATGTGATAACCTGCTTGTTATACGCTCCACATCAAAATTTTTCGCAGCCGCTGGAATAAGATTGGGATACGGTATAACCGGAAACAAAAAACTTTACGATGATATAAATAAGCACACTAATTTGTGGAACATAAATATCTTCGCTGATATTCTTGGTGGTGAAATGTTTACAGACACTGATTACCACAAAAAAGTGTTCGAATTTATTAATCGTGAAAAAGAAAAAATGATATCTACTCTGAAAAAGATAGATTGCTTGAAAGTGTATCCTTCAAAATCAAATTTCGTGTTATGCGAAATATTGGATAAAAAAATGACCGCACATGATTTAAGAGAAAAACTAATTCCTTATGCTCTTATCATAAGAGACTGTGCCTCATTTAATAACTTGAATGAATACTTTTTTAGATTTTGCATTTTGGATGAACAATCAAACGACAAATTGCTAAAATTGATTGAAAATATTTTAAAATAA
- a CDS encoding ferritin-like domain-containing protein codes for MNREQLISIIDDAVNREDDSYTFYKDAAEKAEDPQTKSLFERLSKEELKHKDYLQKFLETKAETIKIDDSEDYNLSQDIDRPRMTTEMNFTDAIKLAIKREEEAMQLYADIANSCLDKAEKDIFAGLSKMEKMHKTELEEIFLNVGFNEVW; via the coding sequence ATGAATAGAGAACAATTAATATCAATTATAGACGATGCTGTAAACAGAGAAGACGATTCATATACATTTTACAAAGATGCAGCTGAAAAAGCAGAAGATCCACAAACAAAAAGTCTTTTTGAAAGACTTAGTAAAGAAGAATTAAAACATAAAGATTACTTACAAAAATTCTTAGAAACAAAGGCAGAAACAATTAAAATTGATGATAGCGAAGACTATAATTTATCACAAGACATTGATAGACCAAGAATGACTACAGAAATGAATTTTACAGATGCTATCAAATTAGCTATAAAAAGAGAAGAAGAAGCTATGCAATTATATGCTGATATAGCAAACTCTTGCCTAGATAAAGCTGAAAAAGATATTTTTGCTGGTTTATCTAAAATGGAGAAAATGCATAAAACTGAACTAGAAGAAATATTTTTGAATGTAGGATTTAACGAAGTTTGGTAG
- a CDS encoding 2Fe-2S iron-sulfur cluster-binding protein produces MITVTIDGKVIQTDKPKFIIELARENGIDIPNLCYDKNLDVVSACRLCLVEIEGSKKLMTACSTLAKDNMVVHTKTDRLIKHRQRILQMLLDSHPNDCLTCQKSGECQLQKYSYEYGVKFREHDGARREKLVDDSSPYIIRDDSKCILCGKCVRTCNVMDDRKILNFSNRGYETRINLDINDTFESSYCISCNRCVVACPVGALMDKRAMNLGRKWELETKKVQCKVCEYGCEFEVLRKNGKNIALRALSPENGRPLCLKGRLTTELLNVDNPKQPYKKIGGEFVEASWNNVLGLDKILKKIEKIDNK; encoded by the coding sequence ATGATTACTGTAACTATTGATGGAAAGGTAATTCAAACTGATAAACCCAAATTCATTATTGAATTAGCGAGAGAAAATGGGATTGATATTCCGAATTTATGTTACGATAAAAATTTGGATGTAGTGAGTGCATGTAGACTTTGCTTGGTCGAAATAGAAGGTAGCAAAAAATTAATGACAGCTTGTTCTACTTTGGCAAAAGACAACATGGTTGTTCATACAAAAACTGATAGGTTAATTAAGCATAGACAAAGAATTCTTCAAATGTTGTTAGATTCTCATCCGAATGATTGCTTAACTTGTCAAAAATCTGGTGAATGTCAATTGCAAAAATATTCTTATGAATATGGCGTAAAATTCAGAGAACATGACGGAGCAAGAAGAGAAAAGTTAGTAGATGATTCTTCACCATATATCATTAGAGATGATAGCAAGTGTATATTATGTGGTAAATGCGTAAGAACTTGCAATGTCATGGATGATAGAAAAATCCTTAACTTCTCAAATAGAGGATATGAAACAAGAATTAATTTAGATATTAATGATACATTTGAATCTTCTTATTGTATTTCTTGTAATAGATGTGTAGTAGCTTGTCCAGTAGGAGCATTGATGGATAAGAGGGCTATGAATTTAGGAAGAAAATGGGAATTAGAAACAAAGAAAGTTCAATGTAAAGTATGCGAATACGGTTGTGAATTTGAAGTTTTGAGAAAAAACGGCAAGAATATTGCACTAAGAGCATTAAGCCCAGAAAATGGCAGACCACTTTGTTTAAAGGGTAGACTAACTACAGAACTGTTAAACGTAGATAATCCAAAACAACCTTACAAAAAAATTGGCGGTGAATTTGTTGAAGCAAGCTGGAATAATGTATTAGGTTTGGATAAGATTTTGAAAAAAATAGAAAAAATAGATAATAAATAG
- a CDS encoding NADH-quinone oxidoreductase subunit NuoF, with translation MNIEKLNEIRDEFAKNIKMRELVKDKIYVEHTNPKEKQIVVCGGAGCEATGAKSLIDEFNKYIEEEKIENVVVVPVGCIGLCETGPNVVVYPEGIFYTRVKLSDVKNIVDKSIVNDEVDEDVVYENAKQDDKILKYNSVDFYDKQYKIALRNVEKIQLESLNEYIGADGYQALHKAIFDLDQKDIIDEMKKSGLRGRGGAGFPTGRKWESAYKVENSQKYVICNADEGDPGAFMDRAILEGDPHSVLEGMAICGRAIGANQGFIYVRAEYPIAVKRLRIAIQQAKETNLLGDNIFGSDFSFDIELRLGSGAFVCGEGTALMESIEGRRGMPRTKIFRTAERGLWDKPTIINNVETFANVPAIMYRGADWFTSFGTEGSPGTKVFALGGKVVNTGLVEVPMGSTLREIIFDIGGGIKDGKKFKAVQTGGPSGGCIPEEFLDTPVDFESLAKIGSIMGSGGMIVMDEDDCMVDIARFFLEFTVDESCGKCVPCREGTKRMLEILEKITSGKGEDGDIEALEDLCDTITSASLCGLGQTAPNPVISTLKYFRNEYEAHIYDKKCPAHACKALLSYEITDKCIGCTKCAKNCPVSCIEGAVKKQHVIDKSQCIKCGNCETVCPVHAVVRR, from the coding sequence ATGAATATTGAAAAACTTAACGAAATAAGAGATGAGTTTGCAAAAAATATTAAAATGCGTGAGCTCGTAAAGGATAAAATATATGTTGAACATACTAATCCAAAAGAAAAGCAAATAGTTGTATGTGGTGGAGCTGGTTGTGAAGCTACAGGTGCTAAATCTTTAATTGATGAGTTCAATAAGTATATCGAAGAAGAAAAGATTGAAAACGTGGTTGTAGTTCCAGTAGGATGTATCGGACTTTGTGAAACTGGTCCTAACGTTGTTGTATATCCTGAAGGAATTTTCTACACAAGGGTTAAATTATCAGATGTCAAAAATATCGTCGATAAATCAATTGTAAATGATGAAGTTGACGAAGATGTGGTTTACGAAAATGCAAAACAAGACGATAAGATTTTAAAATACAACTCAGTTGATTTCTACGATAAGCAATATAAAATAGCTTTAAGAAATGTAGAAAAAATCCAATTAGAATCTTTAAATGAATATATTGGCGCAGATGGATATCAAGCTTTACATAAAGCAATTTTCGATTTAGACCAAAAAGACATAATTGATGAAATGAAAAAATCTGGCTTAAGAGGCCGTGGAGGAGCAGGTTTCCCTACTGGTAGAAAATGGGAATCAGCGTATAAAGTAGAAAATAGTCAAAAATATGTTATTTGTAATGCCGACGAAGGAGACCCTGGTGCTTTCATGGATAGAGCAATTCTTGAAGGAGACCCTCATTCAGTATTAGAAGGTATGGCTATATGCGGTAGAGCTATAGGTGCAAATCAAGGTTTTATCTACGTAAGAGCGGAATATCCAATTGCGGTTAAAAGATTGAGAATAGCAATTCAACAAGCAAAAGAAACGAATCTTTTAGGAGATAATATTTTCGGATCAGACTTCTCGTTTGATATTGAATTGAGATTGGGTTCAGGTGCTTTCGTTTGTGGTGAAGGTACTGCATTGATGGAATCTATCGAAGGTAGACGTGGTATGCCTCGTACTAAAATATTCAGAACAGCTGAAAGAGGATTGTGGGATAAACCAACAATCATTAACAATGTTGAAACATTTGCTAACGTTCCAGCAATCATGTATAGAGGTGCAGATTGGTTTACAAGTTTTGGTACAGAAGGTTCACCAGGAACTAAAGTATTCGCTTTAGGTGGTAAAGTTGTAAATACTGGTTTGGTAGAAGTTCCAATGGGATCAACTCTAAGAGAAATCATATTTGATATCGGCGGTGGAATTAAAGACGGCAAGAAATTCAAAGCTGTTCAAACAGGTGGTCCATCTGGTGGATGTATTCCAGAAGAATTCTTAGATACTCCGGTTGATTTTGAATCATTGGCAAAAATCGGTTCAATTATGGGATCAGGCGGAATGATTGTAATGGATGAAGATGACTGTATGGTTGACATTGCTAGATTCTTCCTTGAATTTACTGTAGATGAATCTTGCGGTAAGTGCGTTCCATGTCGTGAAGGTACCAAGAGAATGCTTGAAATCTTAGAAAAAATAACTTCAGGAAAAGGTGAAGATGGAGATATTGAAGCGCTAGAAGATTTGTGTGATACTATTACATCTGCTTCACTTTGTGGTCTTGGACAAACAGCTCCAAATCCTGTAATTTCTACATTGAAATACTTTAGAAATGAATATGAAGCTCATATTTACGATAAGAAATGTCCAGCTCATGCATGTAAAGCACTTCTATCATACGAAATTACAGACAAATGTATAGGATGTACAAAGTGTGCCAAGAATTGTCCTGTAAGTTGTATAGAAGGAGCGGTTAAAAAACAACACGTTATCGACAAGTCTCAATGTATAAAATGCGGTAATTGTGAAACTGTATGTCCTGTTCACGCAGTAGTTAGGAGATAG
- a CDS encoding complex I 24 kDa subunit family protein, translating into MSFTFDLKEHAEQVEEFREFVRSKKDIKGPLMPVLQHAQDEFGYLPKEIITTISKILDIPLSEIYGVITFYAQFSLIPKGKYDIQVCEGTACYVKGAQRVSEKLQEILKIPAGSTTEDQKFSITPCRCVGLCALAPVIVINGDVYGKVAVNELESIVSKYN; encoded by the coding sequence ATGAGTTTTACTTTTGACTTAAAAGAACATGCTGAACAAGTCGAAGAATTTCGAGAATTTGTAAGAAGCAAAAAGGATATTAAAGGTCCTTTGATGCCGGTGTTGCAACATGCACAAGATGAATTTGGATATTTGCCAAAGGAAATTATTACTACAATTTCAAAAATATTGGATATTCCTTTGTCAGAAATTTATGGTGTAATAACTTTTTATGCACAATTTTCATTAATTCCAAAAGGAAAATACGATATTCAAGTTTGTGAAGGAACTGCATGTTATGTAAAAGGTGCTCAAAGAGTTTCTGAAAAATTACAAGAAATTTTGAAGATTCCTGCAGGTAGCACTACTGAAGATCAAAAATTTTCTATCACACCTTGTAGATGCGTTGGATTGTGTGCATTAGCTCCAGTTATTGTTATCAATGGAGATGTCTACGGTAAGGTAGCTGTCAATGAATTAGAATCTATAGTTAGTAAATATAATTAG